One Streptomyces sp. RPA4-2 genomic window carries:
- a CDS encoding UBP-type zinc finger domain-containing protein yields the protein MKQCTHADALPHPEPEPTSETCLECVAAGTHPVQLRLCLDCGHLSCCDSSPLRHATEHFKETGHPVMRTFEAGESWRWCFVDHVLA from the coding sequence ATGAAACAGTGCACGCATGCCGACGCGCTGCCTCACCCCGAACCAGAGCCCACGAGCGAGACGTGCCTGGAGTGTGTCGCCGCGGGCACACATCCGGTACAGCTGCGGCTGTGCCTGGACTGCGGGCACCTCAGTTGCTGCGACTCCTCGCCGCTGCGGCACGCGACAGAGCATTTCAAGGAGACGGGACACCCCGTGATGCGCACGTTCGAGGCCGGTGAGAGCTGGCGCTGGTGCTTCGTCGACCACGTACTGGCGTGA
- a CDS encoding N-acetylmuramoyl-L-alanine amidase, translating to MASPMSAAGFLDRLRREGATVVEVGAWEHHNRNHKGPWGPVHGVMIHHTASSGDEHTIGLCRTGRADLPGPLCHGVITKDGVVHLVGYGRVNHAGLGDDDVLRAVIAEKSLPVDNEANTDGNRHFYGFECENLGNGKDPWPEVQLEAIERVAAAICRHHGWTERSVIGHLEWQPGKVDPRGFTMASMRERVRDRLK from the coding sequence ATGGCTTCACCCATGTCCGCGGCCGGTTTCCTGGACCGGCTCAGGAGGGAAGGCGCCACCGTCGTCGAGGTCGGCGCCTGGGAGCATCACAACCGCAACCACAAGGGGCCGTGGGGCCCGGTGCACGGGGTGATGATCCACCACACGGCGTCCTCGGGCGACGAGCACACCATCGGCCTCTGCCGCACGGGCCGCGCCGACCTGCCGGGCCCGCTGTGTCACGGCGTCATCACCAAGGACGGCGTCGTGCATCTCGTGGGCTACGGCCGGGTCAACCACGCGGGCCTGGGCGACGACGACGTGCTGCGTGCCGTGATCGCGGAGAAGTCGCTCCCCGTGGACAACGAGGCGAACACCGACGGCAACCGCCACTTCTACGGCTTCGAGTGCGAGAACCTCGGCAACGGCAAGGACCCCTGGCCCGAGGTCCAGCTGGAGGCGATCGAGAGGGTCGCGGCCGCGATCTGCCGCCATCACGGCTGGACGGAGCGCTCGGTCATCGGCCATCTGGAGTGGCAGCCCGGCAAGGTCGACCCGCGCGGCTTCACGATGGCCTCGATGAGAGAGCGCGTCCGCGACCGCCTCAAGTGA
- a CDS encoding RNA polymerase sigma factor SigF has product MRDGDGPVRDEERGTRGLPAGRVDGLDAPRRVAEGVDAIPDQARPHPDDGTASRAGDPPSPNEADNAGDAPVDEDGQEKLPGRDDGQRDPEGAARSTSSEGRRLVTGGTMSEQEQHDKTAAQSVQSVQATQHGPSVQHIQHDPKDPQDRSGARAMFIELRKLPDGSAEYAELRNQLVRMHLPLVEHLARRFRNRGEPLDDLTQVATIGLIKSVDRFDPERGVEFSTYATPTVVGEIKRHFRDKGWAVRVPRRLQELRLALTTATAELSQQHGRSPTVHELAEKLAISEEEVLEGLESANAYSTLSLDVPDTDDESPAVADTLGAEDEALEGVEYRESLKPLLEDLPPREKRILLLRFFGNMTQSQIAQEVGISQMHVSRLLARTLAQLREKLLVEE; this is encoded by the coding sequence GTGAGGGACGGGGACGGGCCGGTGCGGGACGAAGAGCGCGGCACACGGGGGCTTCCCGCCGGGCGCGTCGACGGCCTCGACGCGCCACGGCGCGTGGCGGAGGGCGTCGACGCCATCCCCGACCAGGCCCGGCCGCACCCGGACGACGGCACAGCCTCCCGGGCCGGGGATCCCCCCAGCCCGAACGAAGCCGACAACGCGGGGGACGCGCCGGTCGACGAGGACGGACAGGAGAAGCTCCCCGGCCGGGACGACGGGCAACGGGATCCGGAGGGTGCCGCGCGGAGCACGTCCTCGGAAGGGCGGCGGCTGGTGACGGGCGGGACTATGAGCGAGCAAGAACAACACGACAAGACAGCTGCGCAGAGCGTGCAGAGCGTGCAGGCCACGCAGCACGGGCCGAGCGTCCAGCACATCCAGCACGACCCGAAGGACCCGCAGGACCGCAGCGGGGCGCGGGCGATGTTCATCGAGCTGCGCAAGCTGCCGGACGGCAGCGCCGAGTACGCGGAACTGCGCAACCAGCTGGTCCGCATGCACCTCCCGCTCGTCGAGCACCTCGCGCGCCGCTTCCGCAACCGCGGCGAGCCGCTGGACGACCTGACCCAGGTCGCCACCATCGGCCTGATCAAGTCGGTCGACCGGTTCGACCCGGAGCGCGGCGTCGAGTTCTCGACGTACGCGACCCCGACGGTGGTCGGCGAGATCAAGCGGCACTTCCGCGACAAGGGCTGGGCGGTCCGCGTGCCGCGCCGCCTCCAGGAACTGCGCCTCGCGCTCACCACGGCGACCGCGGAGCTCTCCCAGCAGCACGGCCGTTCCCCCACGGTCCACGAACTCGCCGAGAAGCTGGCCATCTCGGAGGAGGAGGTCCTGGAGGGTCTGGAGTCCGCGAACGCGTACTCCACACTGTCCCTGGACGTTCCCGACACGGACGACGAGTCGCCGGCCGTCGCCGACACACTCGGCGCCGAGGACGAGGCTCTGGAGGGGGTCGAGTACCGGGAGTCGCTGAAGCCGCTGCTGGAGGACCTTCCGCCGCGAGAGAAGCGGATCCTTCTCCTTCGCTTCTTCGGCAACATGACGCAGTCGCAGATCGCCCAGGAGGTCGGCATCTCCCAGATGCACGTCTCCCGGCTGCTGGCCCGCACCCTCGCCCAGCTCCGCGAAAAGCTGCTGGTGGAGGAGTAG
- a CDS encoding Na+/H+ antiporter, with protein MHVLPLLLLVAGSAAVAGAARRTPVPAPLLLVAAGLVVAYVPGVPGYELDPEVVLPLLLPPLLYTAATDSSYLDLRAHLRPIALLSVGYVLFATLAVGWVTYLIVPGLPLPAALVFGAVVAPPDAVAATAVARRVGLPSKITTILQGESLVNDATAITAYKVALAAAVGEGATWAGGIREFLLAAVGGVVVGLVLMMPIHWLRTHLNEALLQNTLSLLIPFVAYGIAEQVHASGVLAVVVVALYLGHRAWEVDFATRLQEEAVWKMVAFVLESAVFALIGLQLPVVLKGLGPYEGVSAAWYAVVVFLVVVAARFVWVYPATFLPRMLSSRIRGREENPTWKAPFVIGWAGMRGVVSLAIAFSIPLTVDGGARFPERNLLLFLTFTTVIATLVVQGLTLPPLIRLLKLPGRDTQAETLAEANAQAQASRAAEQRLDDLLADERNALPPPLADRLRSVLERRRNAVWERLGAVNPVTGETADDTYRRLSRKMISAEREVFVRLRDHRYIDDEMLRTLLRRLDLEEAAAYREAA; from the coding sequence ATGCACGTATTGCCACTGCTGTTGCTGGTCGCGGGAAGCGCGGCGGTCGCCGGAGCGGCCCGCCGCACTCCGGTGCCGGCACCGCTTCTGCTCGTCGCCGCGGGCCTGGTGGTCGCGTACGTCCCGGGAGTTCCCGGGTACGAACTCGACCCCGAGGTCGTCCTCCCGCTGCTGCTGCCCCCGCTGCTGTACACGGCCGCCACCGACAGCTCGTACCTCGACCTGCGGGCGCATCTGCGGCCCATCGCGCTGCTGTCGGTCGGGTACGTGCTCTTCGCGACGCTGGCCGTCGGCTGGGTCACCTATCTGATCGTGCCGGGTCTGCCGCTGCCCGCGGCGCTGGTGTTCGGGGCGGTGGTGGCGCCGCCCGACGCGGTCGCGGCCACCGCGGTGGCGCGCCGGGTGGGGCTGCCGTCGAAGATCACCACGATCCTTCAGGGCGAGTCCCTGGTGAACGACGCGACCGCGATCACCGCCTACAAGGTGGCCCTCGCCGCCGCGGTCGGCGAGGGCGCGACCTGGGCGGGCGGCATCCGTGAGTTCCTGCTCGCGGCCGTCGGCGGCGTGGTCGTCGGCCTGGTCCTGATGATGCCGATCCACTGGCTGCGCACCCACCTGAACGAGGCGCTCCTGCAGAACACCCTCTCCTTGCTGATCCCCTTCGTGGCGTACGGGATCGCCGAGCAGGTGCACGCCTCCGGGGTCCTCGCGGTGGTCGTCGTCGCGCTCTACCTCGGACACCGCGCCTGGGAGGTGGACTTCGCGACGCGGCTCCAGGAGGAGGCCGTCTGGAAGATGGTCGCGTTCGTCCTGGAGTCGGCCGTGTTCGCGCTGATCGGCCTGCAACTGCCGGTCGTCCTCAAGGGGCTCGGCCCGTACGAGGGTGTCAGCGCCGCCTGGTACGCGGTGGTCGTCTTCCTGGTGGTGGTCGCCGCCCGGTTCGTGTGGGTGTATCCCGCCACCTTCCTGCCGCGGATGCTGTCCTCGCGCATCCGGGGGCGCGAGGAGAACCCCACCTGGAAGGCCCCGTTCGTCATCGGCTGGGCCGGGATGCGGGGCGTGGTGTCGCTCGCCATCGCCTTCTCGATCCCGCTCACCGTGGACGGAGGCGCACGCTTCCCCGAGCGCAACCTCCTGCTCTTCCTCACCTTCACCACCGTCATCGCCACCCTGGTCGTACAGGGGCTGACCCTGCCTCCGCTGATCCGCCTCCTGAAGCTGCCCGGCCGCGACACCCAGGCCGAGACGCTCGCCGAGGCCAACGCCCAGGCCCAGGCCTCCCGGGCCGCCGAACAGCGCCTCGACGACCTGCTGGCCGACGAGCGCAACGCCCTGCCCCCGCCGCTCGCCGACCGGCTGCGCTCGGTCCTGGAGCGCCGCCGCAACGCGGTCTGGGAGCGGCTCGGCGCCGTCAACCCGGTGACCGGGGAGACCGCCGACGACACCTACCGCAGGCTGTCCCGCAAGATGATCAGCGCCGAGCGCGAGGTCTTCGTGCGGCTCCGCGACCACCGCTACATCGACGACGAGATGCTGCGCACCCTGCTGAGACGGCTCGACCTGGAGGAGGCGGCGGCGTACCGGGAGGCGGCGTGA
- a CDS encoding diacylglycerol kinase family protein has protein sequence MRALLVVNPAATTTSARTRDVLIHALASEMKLEVVTTEYRGHARDLGRQAAEGEDIELVVALGGDGTVNEVVNGLLHNGPELDHLPRLAVVPGGSTNVFARALGLPNDAVEATGALLDALRENRERTVGLGLAAGTPGTEDESVPSRWFTFCAGLGFDAGVIGRVEQQRERGKRSTHALYLRQVVRQFLDEPHRRHGTITLDRPGEDPVTDLVLSIICNTSPWTFLGNRPVYASPKASFDTGLDVLGLSRMSTASAARYATQLLTSSPARGPHGKHALSLHDLTDFTLHSKAPLPLQMDGDHLGLRTSVTFTGVRRALRVIV, from the coding sequence ATGCGTGCACTTCTCGTGGTCAATCCGGCAGCAACCACCACAAGTGCGCGCACGCGTGACGTCTTGATCCACGCGTTGGCGAGCGAGATGAAGCTCGAAGTGGTCACCACCGAGTACCGCGGGCACGCCCGGGACCTGGGCCGGCAGGCCGCGGAGGGTGAGGACATAGAACTGGTCGTCGCCCTCGGCGGCGACGGCACCGTCAACGAAGTGGTGAACGGCCTGCTGCACAACGGCCCCGAGCTGGACCACCTGCCCCGCCTCGCCGTGGTCCCCGGCGGCTCCACCAATGTCTTCGCCCGCGCCCTCGGCCTGCCCAACGACGCGGTGGAGGCCACCGGCGCCCTGCTGGACGCGCTGAGAGAGAACCGCGAGCGCACGGTCGGCCTCGGTCTCGCCGCGGGCACCCCCGGCACCGAGGACGAATCCGTCCCCTCCCGCTGGTTCACGTTCTGCGCGGGGCTCGGCTTCGACGCCGGAGTGATCGGCCGGGTCGAGCAGCAGCGGGAGCGCGGCAAGCGCTCCACGCACGCCCTGTATTTGCGCCAAGTGGTACGTCAGTTTCTGGACGAACCTCACCGCAGGCACGGAACGATCACCCTGGACCGCCCCGGCGAGGACCCGGTCACCGATCTCGTCCTGTCCATCATCTGCAACACCTCGCCCTGGACGTTTCTCGGCAATCGTCCGGTGTACGCCTCACCTAAGGCTTCGTTCGATACCGGGCTCGACGTACTCGGCCTCAGCCGCATGTCGACGGCCTCGGCCGCCCGGTATGCCACCCAGTTGCTCACTTCGTCCCCCGCGCGCGGTCCGCACGGAAAGCACGCCCTGTCCCTGCACGACCTGACCGACTTCACCTTGCATTCGAAGGCGCCGCTCCCCCTTCAGATGGACGGCGACCACCTGGGGCTGCGTACAAGCGTGACGTTCACAGGCGTACGCCGTGCACTGCGTGTGATTGTGTGA
- the nagB gene encoding glucosamine-6-phosphate deaminase has translation MEVVIVPDAKAGGELIAEAMAQLLRRKPDALLGVATGSTPLPIYEALAARVGSGGVDASRARIAQLDEYVGLPAEHPESYRSVLRREVLEPLGLDMAAFMGPDGAARDVQAACAAYDRALASAGGVDLQILGIGTDGHIGFNEPCSSLVSRTRIKTLTEQTRVDNARFFGGDIEQVPHHVITQGIGTILEARHLVLLATGEGKADAVAATVEGPVAAVCPASALQLHPHATVVVDEAAASELKLADYFRHTFANKPDWQGI, from the coding sequence GTGGAAGTTGTCATCGTTCCGGACGCCAAGGCGGGCGGCGAGCTGATCGCCGAGGCCATGGCGCAACTGCTGCGGCGCAAGCCCGACGCCCTGCTCGGCGTGGCCACCGGCTCGACCCCGCTGCCCATCTACGAGGCACTGGCGGCGCGGGTCGGCTCCGGCGGCGTGGACGCCTCCCGGGCACGGATCGCACAGCTCGACGAGTACGTGGGGCTCCCCGCCGAGCACCCCGAGTCCTATCGGTCGGTGCTGCGGCGCGAGGTGCTCGAGCCGCTCGGGCTGGACATGGCCGCGTTCATGGGACCGGACGGCGCGGCGCGGGACGTCCAGGCCGCCTGCGCGGCGTACGACAGGGCGCTGGCCTCGGCCGGCGGGGTCGACCTGCAGATCCTCGGCATCGGGACGGACGGGCACATCGGCTTCAACGAGCCGTGCTCCTCGCTCGTCTCGCGGACCCGCATCAAGACGCTGACCGAACAGACCCGGGTCGACAACGCACGGTTCTTCGGGGGTGACATCGAGCAGGTGCCGCACCACGTCATCACGCAGGGCATCGGCACGATCCTGGAGGCCAGGCACCTGGTGCTGCTCGCCACCGGTGAGGGCAAGGCCGACGCGGTCGCCGCGACCGTGGAGGGTCCGGTCGCCGCGGTGTGCCCGGCCTCGGCACTCCAGCTCCACCCGCACGCCACGGTCGTCGTGGACGAGGCGGCGGCGTCCGAGCTGAAGCTCGCGGACTACTTCCGGCACACCTTCGCGAACAAGCCCGACTGGCAGGGAATCTGA
- a CDS encoding WhiB family transcriptional regulator → MDWRHNAVCREEDPELFFPIGNTGPALLQIEEAKAVCRRCPVMEQCLQWALESGQDSGVWGGLSEDERRAMKRRAARNRARQATA, encoded by the coding sequence ATGGACTGGCGTCACAACGCCGTTTGCCGCGAGGAAGACCCCGAGCTCTTCTTCCCCATCGGCAACACCGGTCCTGCGCTGCTGCAGATCGAGGAAGCCAAGGCCGTCTGCCGCCGCTGCCCCGTCATGGAGCAGTGCCTGCAGTGGGCGCTCGAGTCCGGCCAGGACTCCGGCGTCTGGGGTGGCCTCAGCGAGGACGAGCGTCGCGCGATGAAGCGCCGCGCCGCCCGCAACCGGGCTCGTCAGGCCACCGCCTGA
- a CDS encoding 1-aminocyclopropane-1-carboxylate deaminase/D-cysteine desulfhydrase, with protein MRPGLPSPLCPVADGRFARHGVRLLLKRDDLIHPELIGNKWRKLAPNLRAAAGRTLLTFGGAYSNHLRATAAAGRLLGLPTIGVVRGDELAHRPLNPSLARCAADGMRLHFIDRSMYRRKTEPRTLDAILCAADARDAYVVPEGGSNALAVRGCQELGAELRGHADVVALACGTGGTLAGLAAGLAPGQRALGVPVLKGGFLDAEVRALQDSAFGGRRGTWSLDDRFHFGGYARATPELDLFAEDFEQRHGLPVERLYVAKMLYGLVALAEEGAFAPGTTVAAVITGAPLA; from the coding sequence CTGCGGCCCGGACTGCCCTCGCCGCTCTGCCCGGTCGCGGACGGGCGCTTCGCGCGCCACGGAGTCCGGCTGCTGCTCAAGCGCGACGATCTGATCCACCCGGAGCTGATCGGCAACAAGTGGCGCAAGCTGGCCCCGAACCTGCGCGCCGCGGCCGGTCGCACGCTCCTCACCTTCGGCGGCGCGTACTCGAACCATCTGCGGGCCACCGCCGCCGCGGGCCGCCTCCTCGGACTGCCGACCATCGGCGTGGTCCGGGGCGACGAGCTGGCCCACCGCCCCCTCAATCCCTCCCTGGCCCGGTGCGCGGCCGACGGCATGCGGCTGCACTTCATCGACAGGTCGATGTATCGCCGCAAGACGGAACCGCGGACGCTGGACGCGATCCTGTGCGCGGCCGACGCCCGGGACGCGTACGTCGTCCCCGAGGGCGGCAGCAACGCCCTCGCCGTACGTGGCTGCCAGGAGCTCGGCGCGGAGCTGCGCGGCCACGCCGACGTCGTCGCCCTCGCCTGCGGGACCGGCGGAACCCTCGCGGGCCTGGCCGCCGGCCTCGCCCCCGGCCAGCGGGCGCTGGGCGTCCCCGTCCTCAAGGGCGGCTTCCTGGACGCCGAGGTACGGGCCCTCCAGGACTCCGCCTTCGGCGGGCGTCGCGGCACCTGGTCCCTCGACGACCGCTTCCACTTCGGCGGCTACGCGCGCGCCACGCCCGAACTCGACCTCTTCGCGGAGGACTTCGAGCAGCGTCATGGCCTGCCCGTCGAACGTCTCTATGTCGCCAAGATGCTGTACGGACTTGTCGCCCTGGCCGAGGAGGGGGCGTTCGCACCGGGGACGACCGTGGCAGCGGTGATCACCGGGGCGCCGCTCGCCTGA
- a CDS encoding anti-sigma regulatory factor has protein sequence MSQIAGEPATKDFVEVRLPAAGAYLSVLRTATAGLAARLDFTLDEIEDLRIAVDEACAILLQQAVPGSVLSCVFRLIDDSLEVTVSAPTTDGHAPSRDTFAWTVLSALAGKVDSTVAEDKTVSISLYKQRGAGPGPA, from the coding sequence GTGTCCCAGATCGCAGGCGAGCCCGCGACGAAGGACTTCGTGGAAGTCCGGCTGCCCGCCGCGGGTGCCTACCTGTCGGTGCTGCGCACGGCCACGGCCGGCCTCGCGGCCCGTTTGGACTTCACCCTCGACGAGATCGAGGACCTGCGCATCGCGGTGGACGAGGCCTGCGCGATCCTGCTGCAGCAGGCCGTCCCCGGCTCGGTGCTCAGTTGTGTCTTCCGGCTCATCGACGACTCGCTCGAGGTGACGGTCTCCGCTCCGACCACGGACGGTCACGCTCCGTCACGGGACACGTTCGCGTGGACCGTGCTCTCGGCGCTCGCGGGCAAGGTCGACTCCACCGTCGCCGAGGACAAGACCGTTTCGATCAGCCTCTACAAACAGCGCGGCGCGGGACCCGGGCCGGCGTGA
- a CDS encoding sensor histidine kinase, which translates to MNDLVRQHTALGASDLEWLHLLVSEWQLLSDLSFADLVLWVPTRDGTRYVSVAQMRPNTGPTSYQDDMVGHLVPRGRRPLLDAALDEGRIVREGDPEWREEVPVRVESIPVRREGRVLGVIARNTNLLTVRTPSRLELTYLQSASDLAQMIAAGSFPFPDQQVDMDASPRVGDGLIRLDAEGIVQYASPNALSAYHRLGLASDLVGHNLGVTTAELAPSRGPVDEALAKVASGWAPREFEIESAEGVIQLRAIPLKPKGTRVGSLVLLRDVTELRRRERELITKDATIREIHHRVKNNLQTVAALLRLQARRIESERGREALEEAVRRVGSIAIVHETLSQNLDERVEFDEIADRVLAMVAEISPGKVTGRRTGRFGVLDAEVATPLSMVLTEILQNALEHGFREGDRGTVEVSAVRGGTTKETRLLVTVQDDGVGLPEGFDPHRSGNLGLQIVRTLVEGELGGTFDMVAAPERGTQVILDIPVRTSK; encoded by the coding sequence ATGAACGACCTCGTACGCCAGCACACCGCTCTCGGTGCCTCCGATCTCGAGTGGCTGCATCTGCTGGTCTCGGAGTGGCAGTTGCTCTCCGACCTCTCCTTCGCCGACCTCGTCCTGTGGGTCCCCACCCGGGACGGCACCCGCTATGTCTCGGTGGCGCAGATGCGCCCCAACACCGGTCCGACCTCGTACCAGGACGACATGGTGGGCCATCTGGTCCCGCGGGGCCGCCGACCGCTGCTGGACGCCGCGCTCGACGAGGGCCGCATCGTGCGCGAGGGCGACCCCGAATGGCGGGAGGAGGTGCCGGTGCGGGTCGAGTCCATTCCGGTACGGCGGGAGGGGCGCGTCCTCGGTGTCATCGCGCGCAACACCAACCTCCTCACCGTGCGCACCCCGAGCCGGCTGGAGCTGACGTACCTCCAGAGCGCCTCCGACCTCGCCCAGATGATCGCGGCCGGCTCCTTCCCGTTCCCCGACCAGCAGGTCGACATGGACGCCTCGCCGCGCGTGGGCGACGGACTGATCCGCCTGGACGCGGAAGGCATCGTGCAGTACGCGTCACCGAACGCGCTGTCCGCGTACCACCGGCTGGGCCTCGCCTCCGACCTGGTGGGCCACAACCTCGGCGTGACCACCGCCGAACTCGCCCCGTCCCGCGGGCCGGTGGACGAGGCGCTGGCCAAGGTCGCGAGCGGATGGGCGCCCCGCGAGTTCGAGATCGAGAGCGCCGAAGGGGTGATCCAGCTGCGGGCGATCCCGCTGAAGCCCAAGGGCACCCGGGTCGGTTCCCTCGTCCTTCTGCGTGACGTCACCGAACTGCGGCGCCGGGAGCGGGAGTTGATCACCAAGGACGCGACCATCCGGGAGATCCACCACCGGGTCAAGAACAACCTCCAGACGGTGGCGGCACTGCTGCGGCTGCAAGCCAGGCGCATCGAGTCGGAGCGCGGCCGGGAGGCCCTGGAGGAGGCCGTGCGGCGGGTCGGGTCGATCGCGATCGTGCATGAGACGCTGTCTCAGAACCTGGACGAACGGGTGGAGTTCGACGAGATCGCTGACCGGGTGCTCGCGATGGTCGCCGAGATCTCGCCCGGCAAGGTCACCGGCCGGCGCACCGGCCGCTTCGGGGTGCTGGACGCGGAGGTGGCGACACCGCTCTCCATGGTCCTCACCGAGATTCTGCAGAACGCGCTGGAGCACGGCTTCCGCGAGGGCGACCGGGGCACGGTCGAGGTCTCGGCGGTCCGGGGCGGCACCACCAAGGAGACCCGGCTGCTGGTCACCGTCCAGGACGACGGTGTCGGTCTGCCGGAGGGCTTCGACCCGCACCGCTCGGGCAACCTCGGCCTCCAGATCGTACGGACCCTGGTGGAGGGAGAGTTGGGCGGGACGTTCGACATGGTGGCGGCCCCCGAACGCGGCACGCAGGTCATCCTGGACATTCCGGTGCGGACGAGCAAGTAG